In the Clostridium beijerinckii genome, one interval contains:
- a CDS encoding FAD-dependent oxidoreductase, with product MKVIIVGGGWSGCAAAISSKKAGADVTIIEKTDLLLGLGNVGGIMRNNGRYTAAEELIALGGGDLIKITDEISTHKNIDFPGHKHATLYNVNLIEGVVSKYLKSLDINLMMESRVNDINFDGQKIKGAYLSDGTYIEGDVFIETTGTTGPMGNCLRYGNGCSMCVLRCPAFGPRISISERCGVSDIQGERGDDILGAFSGSCKLAKESLSDEIRNELDSKGVVVLKVPKEDINYDKLSTKVCQQYALKEFAENIILLDTGHAKLMTTYYPLYKLRKIKGLENAKYVDPYAGSKGNSIRYLSVAPRTNDLKVIGVDNLFCAGEKSGLFVGHTEAMCTGALAGHNAVRLAMGMPLLILPSSIAIGDMITYANEKASTREGRKDRYTFAGSVYFNRMKELGLYTIDVDEITKRIQKVNLDNVFSQKLL from the coding sequence ATGAAGGTTATTATTGTTGGCGGAGGTTGGTCTGGATGCGCGGCAGCAATTTCGAGTAAAAAAGCTGGAGCAGATGTTACTATAATCGAAAAGACAGATTTGTTACTTGGACTTGGTAATGTAGGTGGAATAATGCGTAATAATGGTAGATATACTGCTGCAGAAGAATTAATAGCTCTTGGCGGAGGAGATCTGATTAAGATCACAGATGAAATTTCAACTCATAAAAATATAGATTTTCCAGGACATAAACATGCTACACTTTATAATGTTAATTTAATAGAGGGAGTTGTTAGCAAATATTTGAAATCATTAGATATAAATCTAATGATGGAGAGCAGAGTTAATGACATAAATTTTGATGGACAAAAAATAAAAGGTGCTTATCTTAGCGATGGAACTTATATAGAAGGTGACGTATTTATAGAGACAACAGGAACTACCGGGCCTATGGGAAATTGCTTGCGTTATGGAAATGGCTGCTCAATGTGTGTTTTAAGATGTCCTGCTTTTGGGCCTAGAATTAGTATTAGTGAAAGATGTGGAGTTTCCGATATTCAAGGAGAAAGAGGAGATGATATCTTAGGGGCGTTCTCTGGTTCTTGTAAATTGGCTAAAGAAAGTTTGTCAGATGAAATAAGAAATGAGTTAGATTCTAAAGGTGTTGTAGTTTTAAAAGTTCCTAAGGAAGATATAAATTATGATAAATTAAGTACAAAAGTATGCCAACAATATGCGCTCAAAGAATTTGCTGAGAATATCATACTCTTGGATACGGGACATGCAAAGCTAATGACAACTTACTATCCGTTATACAAACTAAGGAAAATAAAAGGATTAGAAAATGCTAAATATGTTGATCCATACGCAGGAAGTAAAGGAAACTCAATTAGGTATTTATCAGTTGCACCAAGAACTAATGACTTAAAGGTAATTGGCGTAGATAATTTGTTCTGTGCAGGTGAGAAAAGTGGATTATTTGTTGGTCATACGGAAGCAATGTGTACTGGTGCTTTAGCTGGACACAATGCGGTAAGATTGGCTATGGGAATGCCGCTTTTGATACTTCCTTCATCTATAGCAATCGGAGATATGATAACTTACGCGAATGAAAAGGCGAGTACTAGAGAAGGAAGAAAAGATAGATATACTTTCGCAGGTTCAGTATATTTTAATAGGATGAAAGAATTAGGTCTGTATACAATAGATGTAGATGAAATTACAAAAAGAATACAAAAAGTAAATTTAGATAATGTTTTTAGCCAAAAATTATTATAA
- a CDS encoding MurR/RpiR family transcriptional regulator, giving the protein MDEVNNENSKDLMRLIQGKFIRLSKGQKLIAEYILKNYDKAAFMTAAKLGISVGVSESTVVRFAIELGFSGYPKLQKALQELIKNKLTTVQRLELRNDYFSDGDALKGVLKADMENIRATLEKINQNTFEDVVKGIFEANRIYIIGLRSSTALAEFLGFYLNIILQNVKIVSYGISDVFEQMINVGDGDLVIGIGFPRYAAKTIDALEFSQDRGAKVVALTDSLLSPLASKADHTLIAQSNMASFVDSLVAPMSVINALIIAVGMREKENISDIFGNLEQIWQTYNVYSYNNRNVADD; this is encoded by the coding sequence ATGGATGAAGTAAATAATGAAAACAGTAAAGATTTAATGAGATTAATTCAGGGAAAATTTATAAGGCTAAGTAAAGGTCAGAAATTAATAGCTGAGTACATATTAAAAAATTATGATAAAGCAGCATTTATGACGGCAGCCAAACTAGGAATATCTGTTGGAGTTTCTGAATCAACAGTTGTAAGATTTGCGATTGAGCTTGGCTTTTCAGGATATCCTAAATTGCAAAAAGCATTACAAGAACTTATAAAGAATAAGCTAACAACTGTACAGAGATTAGAGCTTAGAAATGATTATTTTTCTGATGGAGATGCATTAAAAGGTGTACTAAAAGCTGATATGGAAAATATACGTGCAACTCTTGAAAAAATTAATCAAAACACGTTTGAAGACGTAGTAAAGGGGATTTTTGAGGCAAATAGAATATACATAATTGGTCTTAGAAGTTCTACTGCTCTTGCGGAGTTTTTAGGGTTTTATCTAAATATAATACTGCAAAATGTTAAAATTGTAAGTTATGGAATTTCAGATGTATTTGAACAAATGATAAATGTAGGAGATGGAGATTTAGTTATAGGAATTGGTTTTCCTCGATATGCTGCTAAAACTATTGATGCATTAGAATTTTCACAAGATAGAGGAGCCAAAGTGGTTGCTCTCACGGATAGTTTACTATCACCTCTTGCGTCTAAAGCTGATCACACATTAATTGCACAAAGTAATATGGCATCATTTGTAGATTCTTTAGTTGCACCTATGTCGGTAATAAATGCACTAATTATTGCAGTAGGAATGCGAGAGAAGGAAAACATATCTGATATTTTTGGTAATTTAGAACAAATATGGCAGACGTATAATGTTTATTCTTATAATAATAGAAATGTTGCAGATGATTAA
- the scpB gene encoding SMC-Scp complex subunit ScpB, with protein sequence MSNDKGIQIPFIDDKKKNSLKSAIESLLFASGEPLSLQDLVNHLEEKNKLIEIIIHEMMEEYENDNRGIKIICIKGSYQLVTKAENSDYIQKLLKKNKRQSLSQASIESLAIIAYKQPITRIDIDEIRGVKSESALQRLLEKDLIKEVGRLEVPGRPILYGTTDEFLRQFELKDLKELPSLDLFGQEDVQEDHGQE encoded by the coding sequence ATGAGTAATGATAAAGGGATTCAAATTCCATTTATAGATGACAAGAAAAAAAATTCTTTAAAATCAGCAATAGAATCTTTACTATTTGCTAGTGGTGAACCATTAAGTTTGCAGGATTTGGTTAACCATCTTGAAGAAAAAAATAAACTTATTGAAATTATCATACATGAAATGATGGAAGAATATGAAAATGATAATAGAGGAATAAAAATAATATGTATTAAAGGAAGTTACCAGTTAGTTACGAAAGCTGAAAACTCTGATTATATACAGAAGCTTTTGAAGAAAAACAAAAGACAATCTTTATCACAAGCATCTATAGAGAGTTTAGCCATAATTGCTTATAAGCAGCCTATAACAAGAATTGATATTGATGAAATTAGAGGAGTTAAATCAGAGAGTGCTCTCCAAAGGCTTTTAGAAAAAGATCTTATAAAAGAGGTTGGCAGACTAGAAGTGCCTGGTAGACCAATCTTATATGGAACAACAGATGAATTTTTAAGACAATTTGAATTGAAAGATTTAAAAGAACTTCCTTCTCTAGATTTATTTGGGCAAGAAGATGTTCAGGAAGATCATGGACAGGAATAA
- a CDS encoding YmaF family protein, with translation MSNNNNCDIVYGRHYRGNQLGDNYYRYRDHNHEFLSSTNYEEDENCEEHNHRIAGTTGPAIRVGLSHVHRIEEVTDTFNDHNHRVCITTGPAIYISRNKHIHIVQGQTSFNDGHDHDYFFTTLIDDPSNVPDRN, from the coding sequence ATGAGCAACAATAATAATTGCGATATTGTTTATGGTCGTCATTATAGAGGAAACCAACTTGGTGATAATTATTATAGGTATAGGGATCATAATCATGAATTTCTATCAAGCACAAATTATGAAGAAGATGAGAATTGTGAAGAACACAATCATCGTATTGCTGGTACTACTGGCCCAGCAATAAGGGTTGGACTATCTCATGTTCATAGAATCGAAGAAGTCACAGACACATTTAATGATCATAATCATAGAGTTTGCATTACAACTGGTCCAGCGATTTATATTTCACGAAATAAGCATATTCATATAGTTCAAGGGCAAACATCATTCAATGATGGGCATGATCACGATTATTTTTTTACTACTCTAATTGACGATCCATCTAATGTACCAGATAGAAATTAA
- a CDS encoding ABC transporter ATP-binding protein: MIEVNNLSFEIDGKQILENINIRIDKNKIFGIIGPNGVGKTTLLRCLTGIYKGTSGNVFYDGQDVYDNIDVKNKIGYVADENIMQTNFKVSEILKYYKYSYKNFDEKKFNELNKIFKVQTNKYIFQLSKGMKMRLSIMLAFSIHAEYLILDEPTSGLDAILKNKLLKIFADEVFENGITIIISSHHLNELERICDDVAILDKGIVTYENSVENMKNKIKKIQVAFDEPVYEEDLKLKGIFRISRVGRVFTIITDEYDEEFIKSLEKFKPLFIEEIDLSLEDIFIYKVDKEDNDEKIFK; encoded by the coding sequence ATGATAGAAGTAAATAATTTATCCTTTGAGATTGATGGGAAACAAATTTTGGAAAATATAAATATTAGAATAGATAAAAATAAAATATTTGGAATTATAGGACCAAATGGCGTGGGAAAAACTACACTTTTAAGATGCTTAACAGGAATTTATAAAGGGACATCAGGAAATGTATTTTATGATGGGCAAGATGTTTATGATAATATAGACGTCAAAAATAAGATTGGCTATGTAGCTGATGAGAATATCATGCAAACAAATTTTAAAGTTAGCGAAATATTAAAGTATTACAAATATTCATATAAAAATTTTGATGAAAAGAAATTTAATGAATTAAATAAAATTTTTAAAGTTCAAACTAATAAATATATATTCCAATTATCAAAAGGAATGAAGATGAGACTTTCCATAATGCTAGCTTTTTCTATTCATGCTGAATATTTAATATTGGATGAGCCAACATCAGGACTAGATGCAATACTAAAGAATAAATTATTAAAGATATTTGCAGATGAAGTTTTTGAAAATGGTATAACTATAATAATAAGTTCTCATCATTTAAATGAGCTTGAGAGAATTTGTGATGATGTAGCTATTTTAGATAAAGGCATAGTTACATATGAAAATTCTGTGGAAAATATGAAGAATAAGATAAAAAAGATACAAGTGGCTTTTGATGAGCCTGTTTATGAAGAAGATTTAAAACTTAAGGGAATATTTAGAATTAGTAGAGTTGGCAGAGTATTTACTATAATAACTGATGAATATGATGAGGAGTTTATAAAAAGCTTAGAAAAGTTTAAACCTTTATTTATTGAAGAAATAGATCTAAGCCTAGAAGATATCTTTATCTATAAAGTTGATAAGGAGGATAACGATGAAAAAATATTTAAATAA
- a CDS encoding DUF2953 domain-containing protein, whose product MKLFYVFLVVLLIFFIPIPIKFSIYYSTVDYYIKLYGFNLISKNKKRITRIKKLKNSPLIKSKHKFFSKINSKINFKHLISTLNNLKYRPLLKINLSMEYSLNDAARTAIFYGVIYNTTSLTYILLNYLFNIKKFNFKITPVFDDNFLLKIETSSIIFLSLANIIYIIINLLKNNDKQGR is encoded by the coding sequence ATGAAATTATTTTATGTCTTTTTAGTGGTCTTATTAATATTTTTTATTCCTATTCCCATTAAATTTAGTATTTACTATTCTACCGTAGATTATTATATAAAATTATATGGATTTAATCTTATCTCTAAAAATAAGAAAAGAATAACACGTATAAAAAAACTCAAAAATTCACCTTTAATTAAAAGTAAGCATAAATTTTTTTCAAAAATTAATAGTAAAATAAATTTCAAGCATCTGATTTCTACTTTAAATAATTTAAAATATAGGCCACTGTTAAAAATAAATTTATCTATGGAATACTCACTAAACGATGCTGCGAGAACTGCAATTTTCTATGGAGTCATATATAATACAACATCATTAACTTACATTCTCCTTAATTACCTTTTTAATATAAAGAAATTTAATTTTAAAATAACTCCTGTATTTGATGATAATTTTTTACTAAAAATTGAAACTTCAAGTATAATTTTCTTATCACTTGCAAACATTATATATATAATAATTAATTTATTAAAAAATAACGATAAACAAGGGAGGTGA
- a CDS encoding D-alanyl-D-alanine carboxypeptidase family protein: MRKGTSKCTSLIALILICTQIICIDANAKGKGNNLRVNARSAIALDKESHAVLFEQNAYEIVPMASTTKILTSLIAIEQGNLDKKVVISKKAASIRGSTVGYKENEEITLRELVFGLMFKSGNDAAIAIAEELGGSIEGFAEIMNHYARGIGILDSHFESPHGLDSSKHYSSAYDLAILTAKGMDYDLFREVVGSKQISKEKYNFTRDYNNINKILWRIPGANGVKTGYTGQAGKCLVSSINNNGKDVIIVVLNCPDRWNVTEKIYNYVLEKVAFGNHTVKELV; encoded by the coding sequence ATGCGAAAAGGTACTAGTAAATGCACTTCATTGATAGCACTAATTCTTATATGTACTCAAATAATATGTATAGATGCAAATGCCAAAGGTAAAGGTAATAATTTAAGGGTAAATGCTAGATCTGCGATTGCATTGGATAAGGAAAGTCATGCAGTTTTATTTGAACAAAATGCTTATGAAATAGTTCCAATGGCAAGTACAACAAAGATACTTACTTCTTTAATAGCTATTGAACAAGGTAATCTAGATAAAAAAGTAGTAATAAGTAAAAAAGCAGCTAGTATAAGAGGGTCTACAGTTGGATATAAAGAAAACGAAGAAATTACTTTGAGGGAGTTAGTTTTTGGATTAATGTTTAAGTCGGGAAATGATGCAGCAATAGCTATTGCCGAGGAATTAGGGGGATCAATAGAAGGATTTGCGGAAATAATGAATCATTATGCTAGGGGCATAGGAATATTAGATTCACATTTTGAGTCTCCTCATGGATTGGATAGTAGTAAACACTATTCTTCAGCATATGATTTAGCGATACTTACTGCTAAGGGCATGGATTATGATCTATTTAGAGAAGTAGTAGGAAGTAAACAAATCTCAAAAGAAAAGTATAATTTTACAAGAGATTATAATAACATAAATAAAATATTGTGGAGAATTCCAGGAGCTAATGGTGTTAAAACAGGATATACAGGCCAAGCTGGTAAGTGTTTAGTTTCATCAATTAATAATAATGGCAAAGATGTGATAATTGTAGTTTTAAATTGTCCAGATAGATGGAATGTGACAGAAAAAATATATAATTATGTATTAGAGAAAGTAGCATTTGGGAATCATACAGTTAAAGAATTGGTTTAG
- a CDS encoding pseudouridine synthase — translation MEERLQKYLANCGVASRRKCEELIISGKVKVNGVIVNEVGIKVDPLKDMIEYDGKEIKKKEDKVYIMLNKPEGYISSVKDEKGRDTILDIVKVNERIYPIGRLDYDSSGLLLLTNDGEIYNKIIHPRVEIIKRYVAVVKGEITDKDKMKFEIGIDIGGYITAPAELKVISYDKGVSTIEIGIHEGKNRQIRKMCAAIHHDVLSLKRISIGEIKLGYLKRGEYRKLNKEELDYINSL, via the coding sequence ATGGAAGAAAGATTGCAGAAATATCTCGCAAATTGTGGAGTAGCTTCAAGAAGAAAATGTGAGGAATTAATAATTTCAGGAAAAGTTAAAGTAAATGGGGTTATAGTTAATGAAGTAGGAATAAAAGTAGATCCATTAAAAGATATGATAGAATATGATGGAAAGGAAATAAAAAAGAAAGAAGATAAAGTTTATATAATGCTCAATAAGCCTGAGGGATATATTAGCTCGGTTAAAGACGAAAAAGGCAGAGATACTATTTTGGATATAGTTAAGGTGAATGAGAGAATATATCCAATTGGCAGATTAGATTATGATAGCTCAGGATTATTGTTATTAACAAATGATGGGGAAATTTACAATAAAATAATCCATCCAAGGGTAGAAATAATAAAAAGGTATGTGGCGGTAGTTAAGGGAGAGATAACTGATAAAGATAAGATGAAGTTTGAAATAGGTATAGATATTGGAGGGTATATTACTGCTCCAGCTGAGCTTAAAGTTATTAGTTATGATAAAGGCGTTTCGACTATTGAGATTGGTATTCATGAGGGAAAGAACAGACAAATAAGAAAAATGTGTGCTGCTATACACCATGATGTATTATCTTTAAAAAGAATATCTATAGGGGAAATAAAACTAGGATATTTAAAAAGAGGGGAATATAGAAAGTTAAACAAAGAAGAACTAGATTATATTAATAGTTTATAG
- a CDS encoding sulfide/dihydroorotate dehydrogenase-like FAD/NAD-binding protein, with amino-acid sequence MVKEAIDCIDAGTEYCPCKLAEYGQCLTCSQCQGEVFCDCLNWKGVCIYQELHNNGNKAKEGRKTFECNVTEVLNYNDELVIIKFKAPHKLVIDLVKPGSYIFIRTDGNTYFDVPISIMNSDIESDIIMVAVEIRGVKTAKLLDIKTGGNIVIRGPYWNGVFGIKNILAQKNNEALVLARGIGLAPMIPVVRKLISQNNDIQIIIDKDPFEENFSEEILSEYKIEVSECSLLDTGKLSDHAKVLIKDSLKNGTNYIHVAGADILTYGVINYLSDINRNDVSLSCCNNFKMCCGEGICGACTSRFSGHRVKRFCKEQADPRSIFEGRRFI; translated from the coding sequence ATGGTAAAAGAAGCTATTGATTGTATAGATGCGGGAACGGAGTATTGTCCATGTAAACTTGCAGAGTATGGGCAGTGTTTGACATGTTCCCAATGCCAAGGAGAAGTTTTTTGTGATTGTTTGAATTGGAAGGGGGTTTGTATATATCAAGAACTCCATAATAATGGAAATAAAGCAAAAGAAGGGCGTAAAACTTTTGAATGTAATGTGACAGAGGTACTAAATTATAATGATGAATTAGTGATAATTAAATTTAAAGCTCCTCATAAATTAGTTATAGATTTGGTGAAGCCTGGAAGTTATATATTTATAAGAACTGATGGAAATACTTATTTCGATGTTCCGATATCTATAATGAATTCAGATATAGAAAGTGACATTATCATGGTTGCTGTTGAAATTAGAGGGGTTAAAACTGCTAAATTATTAGATATTAAAACAGGCGGGAACATAGTAATACGTGGACCTTACTGGAATGGTGTTTTTGGAATTAAAAATATATTGGCCCAAAAGAATAATGAAGCATTAGTACTTGCAAGAGGTATTGGATTAGCTCCTATGATACCTGTAGTAAGAAAGTTAATTTCACAAAATAATGATATACAAATAATAATCGATAAAGATCCATTTGAGGAAAATTTTTCTGAAGAAATTTTATCTGAATATAAAATAGAGGTATCAGAATGTTCACTACTGGATACGGGCAAGCTCTCAGATCATGCAAAAGTATTGATTAAGGATTCGCTTAAAAATGGAACTAATTATATTCATGTAGCAGGAGCCGATATCTTGACTTATGGTGTTATTAATTATTTAAGCGACATTAATAGAAATGATGTCTCACTTTCATGTTGTAATAATTTTAAGATGTGCTGCGGTGAAGGAATTTGTGGAGCATGTACATCAAGATTTTCAGGTCACAGAGTAAAAAGATTCTGCAAAGAACAGGCTGACCCGAGAAGTATTTTTGAAGGGAGAAGATTTATATGA
- a CDS encoding GntR family transcriptional regulator — MLRIDPRSSTPIYEQIELGIKELILKGALKMGEKLPSVRELASILMINPNTISKAYGELEREGIIETLRGKGTFITSNYEGKGDQKKMEHISNELKKIILEASYGGVSKEEFIRLALQIFSELGVDDNDRSK, encoded by the coding sequence ATGCTTAGAATTGATCCTAGGAGTAGTACTCCTATTTATGAACAAATAGAACTTGGGATAAAGGAACTTATTCTAAAAGGAGCTTTAAAGATGGGAGAGAAATTACCATCAGTTAGAGAGTTGGCATCAATACTTATGATAAACCCCAATACAATAAGCAAAGCTTATGGTGAACTTGAAAGAGAAGGTATAATTGAAACTTTAAGGGGAAAAGGAACTTTTATAACATCTAATTATGAAGGTAAGGGGGATCAGAAAAAAATGGAGCACATTTCAAATGAATTAAAAAAAATTATACTTGAGGCAAGTTATGGGGGCGTTAGTAAGGAAGAATTTATAAGGTTGGCACTTCAAATATTTTCCGAGTTAGGGGTGGATGATAATGATAGAAGTAAATAA
- the ytfJ gene encoding GerW family sporulation protein has product MSSEQHVENLMKSTMENLKDMIDVNTVIGKAIETKDGAYIVPVSRLSFGFASGGSECLNLKQNITSTTFPFGGGSGAGVSVKPVAFLVVKQDGVRMLPVDQDTTYDRIVDTVPQILDIAKSLVKDICGKNKKSATVNTTTVDNNSEECYCSDSDNI; this is encoded by the coding sequence ATGTCAAGTGAACAACATGTAGAAAACTTAATGAAAAGTACCATGGAAAATCTTAAGGATATGATTGATGTAAACACAGTAATAGGGAAAGCCATAGAAACAAAAGATGGAGCTTATATCGTTCCTGTTTCAAGATTAAGCTTTGGATTTGCTTCTGGTGGAAGTGAATGTCTAAATTTAAAGCAAAATATCACAAGCACAACATTTCCTTTTGGAGGCGGCTCCGGAGCAGGGGTTTCTGTTAAACCTGTAGCATTCCTAGTTGTTAAACAAGATGGTGTTAGAATGCTACCTGTAGATCAAGATACTACATATGATAGAATTGTGGATACAGTTCCTCAAATCTTAGATATTGCAAAAAGTTTAGTAAAAGATATATGTGGAAAGAATAAAAAATCTGCTACTGTCAATACTACTACTGTTGATAATAATTCCGAAGAATGTTATTGCAGTGATAGCGATAATATTTAA
- the yjeM gene encoding glutamate/gamma-aminobutyrate family transporter YjeM, producing MAENNKQKKLTLITLILMIFTSVFGFANMPRSFYLMGYGAIPWFILGGITYFIPFAFMMAEYGSAFKDEKGGIYSWMEKSVGPKFAFVGVFMWYSSYVVWMINICSTIWIPLSNTIFGIDTTSNWGILGLNSTQVLGVLGVIWVSATYLISKRGISKITKITSVGGIAVALLNIVLIIGAIIISILNKGQFREEITSTMSFVNSPNPAYQNVSSVLSFLVFALFAYGGIEAVSGLVDQTENPEKTFPKGILMAAAIISVGYSLGIFLIGIFTNWAGTLSGENINMANVAYVVMNNLGYTLGSSMGLSNSLSIQVGNWVARFVGLSMFLALTGAFFTLSYSPLKQLIEGTPAKLWPGKMAVIDENEMPINAMFIQTIIVAVMVLFVSMGGSSAKLFFTMLVLMTNVAMTIPYLFLSSAYISFRKKDNIEKPFIILKSKSFAIFIGVIVTAVVGFANFFTIIEPAIHGDYKSTFAMIAGPVVFAVAALLIYANGEKKKDI from the coding sequence ATGGCAGAAAATAATAAACAAAAGAAATTAACATTAATTACACTAATTCTGATGATCTTTACATCAGTTTTCGGATTTGCTAATATGCCAAGATCTTTTTATCTTATGGGTTATGGTGCAATTCCTTGGTTTATATTAGGAGGGATAACATATTTTATACCATTTGCATTCATGATGGCAGAATATGGATCTGCATTTAAAGATGAAAAAGGTGGTATATACTCATGGATGGAGAAGTCTGTGGGCCCTAAGTTTGCCTTTGTAGGAGTTTTCATGTGGTATTCTTCTTATGTAGTATGGATGATAAATATATGTTCTACTATTTGGATTCCATTATCAAATACAATATTTGGAATAGATACTACATCAAATTGGGGAATACTTGGATTGAATTCAACTCAGGTTTTAGGGGTACTTGGTGTTATATGGGTATCTGCAACATATCTTATATCAAAAAGAGGAATAAGCAAAATAACTAAGATTACATCAGTTGGAGGAATAGCGGTAGCACTTCTAAACATAGTTTTGATAATAGGGGCAATTATAATATCTATATTAAATAAGGGACAATTTAGAGAGGAAATTACATCTACAATGTCTTTTGTTAATTCACCAAATCCAGCTTATCAGAATGTTAGTTCAGTTTTATCATTCCTAGTCTTTGCTTTATTTGCATATGGTGGTATCGAAGCTGTGAGTGGACTTGTCGATCAAACTGAAAATCCAGAGAAGACATTTCCTAAGGGGATTTTAATGGCAGCAGCTATAATTTCTGTTGGTTATTCTCTTGGAATTTTCTTGATTGGAATATTTACAAACTGGGCAGGCACTCTTTCAGGTGAAAACATCAATATGGCAAACGTTGCATATGTTGTTATGAATAATTTAGGATATACTTTGGGCAGTTCAATGGGGTTAAGTAATTCGTTATCTATACAAGTTGGAAATTGGGTAGCTAGGTTTGTTGGATTATCAATGTTTTTAGCATTAACAGGAGCATTTTTTACACTATCATATTCTCCACTTAAACAGTTAATAGAAGGAACGCCAGCAAAACTTTGGCCAGGAAAGATGGCTGTTATTGATGAAAACGAGATGCCAATAAATGCAATGTTTATTCAAACTATTATAGTAGCAGTTATGGTGCTATTTGTTTCTATGGGAGGAAGCAGTGCAAAATTATTTTTCACAATGTTAGTATTAATGACTAATGTCGCAATGACTATACCATATTTATTTTTATCAAGTGCGTATATATCATTTAGAAAAAAAGATAATATAGAGAAGCCTTTTATAATATTGAAAAGTAAATCATTTGCTATATTTATAGGAGTTATAGTTACGGCAGTGGTTGGATTCGCAAATTTCTTTACAATTATCGAGCCGGCAATCCATGGGGATTACAAATCGACATTTGCTATGATTGCGGGACCTGTAGTTTTTGCTGTAGCAGCATTATTAATCTATGCTAATGGAGAGAAGAAAAAAGATATTTAG